The following proteins are co-located in the Helicobacter acinonychis genome:
- the ribA gene encoding GTP cyclohydrolase II: MKRLEVSNQAKLPTQFGEFYIQCFREKNSNGSKDHLVIFTLDFPENPLVRLHSECLTGDALGSQKCDCGVALQMALERISKEGGLVIYLRQEGRGIGLFNKVNAYALQDKGYDTIQANEMIGFKDDERDYGIAGEILEYYRIKKMRLLTNNPKKIAALEKYAEVTRESLIVCANEHNQGYLEVKKLKMGHLL, encoded by the coding sequence TTGAAGCGATTAGAAGTTTCTAACCAAGCCAAATTACCCACTCAATTTGGGGAGTTTTATATCCAGTGTTTTAGAGAAAAAAACTCTAATGGCTCTAAAGATCATTTGGTGATTTTCACCCTTGATTTTCCAGAAAATCCTTTAGTGCGTTTGCATTCAGAATGCTTAACCGGCGACGCTCTAGGCTCTCAAAAATGCGATTGTGGGGTGGCGTTGCAAATGGCGTTAGAAAGGATTTCTAAAGAAGGGGGGCTAGTGATTTATTTGCGCCAAGAAGGGCGTGGGATAGGGCTGTTTAATAAAGTCAATGCCTACGCTTTACAAGATAAGGGCTATGATACTATTCAAGCCAATGAAATGATAGGGTTTAAAGACGATGAAAGGGATTATGGTATTGCAGGTGAGATTTTAGAATACTACCGCATTAAAAAAATGCGCTTGCTCACAAATAACCCTAAAAAAATCGCCGCTTTAGAAAAATACGCTGAGGTTACAAGAGAGAGCTTGATCGTGTGCGCTAATGAGCATAATCAAGGGTATTTAGAAGTCAAAAAGCTCAAAATGGGGCATTTGCTATAA
- a CDS encoding DUF3943 domain-containing protein, translated as MKTIIKLALMPLRASLKAFQKLYIVCVVVWGLGCGFLNANSIQLEETLRRPTKNLSWHYFKKKFEKSNTIPYTPNSRWKYLGTSIGILGASLVLGIVGLYFMPESVTNWDREKFGVKSWFENVRMGPKLDHDSFIFNEVLHPYFGAMYYMQPRMAGFSWMASAFFSFITSTFFWEYGLEAFVEVPSWQDLVITPLLGSILGEGFYQLTRYIQRNEGKLFGSLFLGRLVIALMDPIGFIIRDLGLGEALGIYNTKEFHSSLSPNGLNLTYKF; from the coding sequence ATGAAAACCATCATAAAATTGGCGTTAATGCCATTAAGAGCGAGTTTAAAAGCATTCCAAAAGCTTTATATTGTTTGCGTGGTTGTTTGGGGGTTGGGTTGTGGTTTTTTAAACGCTAACAGCATCCAACTAGAAGAAACGCTCAGACGCCCCACTAAAAACCTCTCATGGCATTATTTTAAAAAGAAGTTTGAAAAGAGCAACACGATCCCTTATACCCCCAATAGCCGTTGGAAATATTTAGGCACGAGCATTGGGATTTTGGGTGCGTCGTTGGTGCTAGGGATTGTAGGGTTGTATTTCATGCCAGAGAGCGTGACGAACTGGGATAGAGAAAAGTTTGGCGTTAAAAGCTGGTTTGAAAATGTCCGCATGGGGCCAAAGCTCGATCATGATAGCTTTATTTTTAATGAAGTTTTGCACCCTTATTTTGGGGCTATGTATTATATGCAACCACGCATGGCTGGGTTTAGTTGGATGGCTTCGGCGTTTTTTTCTTTTATCACTTCTACATTTTTTTGGGAATATGGCTTGGAAGCGTTTGTGGAAGTGCCTAGCTGGCAGGATTTGGTGATCACGCCTTTACTAGGATCTATACTAGGGGAAGGGTTTTACCAGCTCACGCGCTATATCCAACGCAACGAGGGCAAGCTTTTTGGATCGTTATTTTTGGGGCGTTTGGTCATCGCGCTGATGGATCCTATTGGTTTTATTATTAGGGATTTAGGGCTTGGGGAAGCTTTAGGGATTTATAACACAAAGGAATTCCACTCTAGCTTAAGCCCCAATGGTTTGAACTTGACTTACAAATTTTAA
- a CDS encoding bifunctional 3,4-dihydroxy-2-butanone 4-phosphate synthase/GTP cyclohydrolase II: MVLKRVIEALEAYKNGEMLIVMDDEDRENEGDLVLAGIFSTPEKINFMATHARGLICVSLTKDLAKKFELPPMVSVNDSNHETAFTVSIDAKEAKTGISAFERHLTIELLCKDTTRPSDFVRPGHIFPLIAKDGGVLARTGHTEASVDLCKLAGLKPVSVICEIMKEDGSMARREDKFLSDFALKHNLKTLYISDLISYRLENENLLKMFCQEEREFLKHQTQCYTFLDHQQKNHYAFKFKGTKANHLAPLVRFHPIKEDFDFLTTGAFDVFFKALEYLKREGGYLIFMNTHARENEVVKDFGIGALVLKNLGIKDFRLLSSSEDRHYKALSGFGLKLTETISL; this comes from the coding sequence ATGGTTTTAAAACGAGTTATTGAAGCATTAGAAGCGTATAAAAATGGCGAAATGCTTATTGTCATGGACGATGAAGACAGAGAAAATGAGGGGGATTTGGTTTTAGCGGGGATTTTTTCTACCCCTGAAAAAATCAATTTCATGGCCACGCATGCTAGGGGGTTAATCTGTGTGTCTTTAACCAAAGATTTAGCGAAAAAATTTGAATTACCCCCTATGGTTAGCGTGAATGATTCTAATCATGAAACCGCTTTCACGGTATCTATTGACGCTAAAGAAGCCAAAACCGGGATTTCTGCTTTTGAAAGGCATTTAACGATTGAATTGCTTTGTAAAGACACGACTAGACCTAGCGATTTTGTGCGCCCGGGGCATATTTTCCCTTTGATCGCTAAAGATGGAGGCGTTTTAGCGCGCACAGGCCATACCGAAGCGAGCGTAGATTTATGCAAATTGGCTGGATTAAAACCGGTGAGCGTGATTTGTGAAATCATGAAAGAAGATGGCTCTATGGCGAGAAGAGAGGATAAATTTTTGAGCGATTTTGCCCTTAAACACAACCTTAAAACCCTTTATATCTCTGATTTGATTAGCTATCGTTTGGAAAATGAAAATTTGCTTAAAATGTTTTGTCAAGAAGAAAGAGAATTTTTAAAACACCAGACGCAATGCTACACTTTTTTAGACCACCAACAAAAAAACCACTACGCTTTTAAGTTTAAAGGCACAAAAGCCAATCATTTAGCCCCTTTAGTGCGTTTCCACCCTATTAAAGAGGATTTTGATTTTTTAACGACTGGTGCGTTTGATGTGTTTTTTAAAGCGTTAGAGTATTTGAAGCGCGAAGGAGGTTACTTGATTTTTATGAACACGCATGCGAGAGAAAACGAAGTGGTGAAAGATTTTGGGATTGGGGCGTTAGTGTTAAAAAATCTTGGAATAAAGGATTTTAGGCTTTTAAGCTCTTCTGAAGATAGGCATTATAAGGCTTTGAGCGGATTTGGACTTAAACTTACAGAAACGATTAGTCTTTAA
- a CDS encoding glycosyltransferase family 25 protein: protein MRVFIIHLSPKTCRNFSLKETHIAPLLESLKLQGISYEIFDAIYSKISPTQLHPLILEHLHPSFMVEDLLAFCKDKKHPPCMLKNFFYALKHCGKRMGFGELGCYASHYSLWQKCVELNEAVCILEDDITLKDNFKESLKFCYQHINELGYIRLMHLEENVAKKKTSIKGVSQILNFKDGIGTQGYVLAPKAAQKLLKYSAKKWVMPIDCVMDRHYWHGVKNYVLEEFAIFCDEMNAQNSNTEKQRPKKLPLSIRIGRSLHKSAIKQWNILKLFFPNQIIK, encoded by the coding sequence ATGCGTGTTTTTATTATCCATTTAAGCCCAAAAACCTGTCGTAATTTTTCTTTAAAAGAAACCCATATCGCCCCCCTTTTAGAGAGCCTTAAACTTCAGGGGATCTCTTATGAAATCTTTGATGCGATCTATTCTAAAATCTCTCCCACTCAATTACACCCCTTGATTTTAGAGCATTTGCACCCTTCTTTTATGGTTGAAGATTTATTGGCTTTTTGTAAAGATAAAAAACACCCCCCTTGCATGTTAAAAAATTTCTTTTACGCGCTCAAGCATTGCGGGAAGAGGATGGGGTTTGGGGAGCTTGGGTGTTATGCGAGCCATTATTCATTGTGGCAAAAATGCGTAGAACTCAATGAAGCGGTTTGTATTTTAGAAGATGACATCACTTTAAAGGATAATTTTAAAGAGAGTTTGAAGTTTTGTTATCAACACATCAACGAATTAGGCTATATCCGTTTGATGCATTTAGAAGAGAATGTGGCTAAAAAAAAGACTTCCATTAAAGGGGTTTCTCAAATCTTAAATTTTAAAGATGGTATTGGCACTCAAGGGTATGTTTTAGCCCCAAAAGCTGCGCAAAAATTATTAAAATACAGTGCGAAAAAATGGGTTATGCCCATAGATTGCGTGATGGATAGGCATTATTGGCATGGGGTCAAAAACTATGTGTTAGAAGAATTTGCGATTTTTTGCGATGAAATGAACGCTCAAAATTCCAACACAGAAAAACAAAGGCCTAAAAAATTACCCTTAAGCATCAGGATAGGCCGCTCCTTACATAAAAGTGCAATTAAACAATGGAATATTTTGAAATTGTTTTTCCCTAACCAAATAATCAAGTAA
- a CDS encoding M48 family metallopeptidase, whose translation MLDNIPITIQKSKKIKTLSLSVTPSLEVFLKMPYSCSQARANAFLKEQEIWLKKTLLIMQEKYLTLHANLQTYKDKILIFDEIKNANDYTLKDLKKILKTYLEQKLPLIAQKMQTAYTGFNIRNNAKVLGSCSYHNRLSFALLLIGAKKEAIDYVIIHELAHTIHKNHSKNFWRCVETFCHNYQTLRNHLKQNIIFYSQLLKQLEP comes from the coding sequence ATGTTAGACAATATTCCTATTACCATTCAAAAAAGTAAAAAAATTAAAACCTTAAGTTTGAGCGTAACGCCCTCTTTAGAAGTGTTTTTAAAAATGCCCTATTCTTGCTCTCAAGCTAGGGCGAATGCTTTTTTAAAAGAGCAAGAAATTTGGCTAAAAAAAACCCTTTTAATTATGCAAGAAAAATACCTTACCCTACACGCTAATCTACAAACTTATAAAGACAAAATCCTCATCTTTGATGAGATCAAAAACGCTAACGATTACACCCTAAAAGATCTTAAAAAAATTTTAAAAACTTATTTGGAGCAAAAACTCCCCTTAATCGCGCAAAAAATGCAAACTGCATACACCGGTTTTAATATTAGAAATAACGCCAAAGTTTTAGGGAGTTGCTCTTATCATAACCGCTTGAGTTTTGCGTTATTATTGATTGGTGCTAAAAAAGAAGCAATTGATTATGTCATCATTCATGAGCTCGCCCACACGATCCACAAAAACCATTCTAAAAATTTTTGGCGTTGCGTAGAAACCTTTTGCCACAATTACCAAACTCTAAGAAATCATTTAAAACAAAATATTATTTTTTATTCCCAACTTCTCAAGCAACTAGAACCCTAA
- the uvrA gene encoding excinuclease ABC subunit UvrA gives MRDKTIMDKIIIQGARENNLKNISLEIPKNQFVVFTGLSGSGKSTLAFDTLYAEGQRRYLESLSSYARQFLDKVGKPNVDKIEGLTPAIAIDQKTTSKNPRSTVGTITEIYDYLRLLFARVGEQFCPTCLEPITSMNASDIISQICHLEENSKIIILAPIIKDKKGAFSDKLESLRLKGYVRAFVDGVMVRLDEEIHLHKTKKHTIEAVVDRVVVNSENASRIASAVEKALKESYGELEVEILQDNAPSIRKHYSEHKACFKCKMSFEELEPLSFSFNSPKGACESCLGLGTKFSLDVSKILDPNTPLNQGAIKVIFGYNRNYYAQMFEGFCVHNGIDTTLCFNELNKEQQDALLYGNGTEISFHFKNSPLKRPWKGIIQIAYDMFKEQKDLSDYMSEKTCPSCKGHRLKASSLSVQVAGLKMADFLNKPIEEVYHFFNNPTHFSYLNEQEKKIADPILKEILERVFFLYDVGLGYLTLGRDARTISGGESQRIRIASQIGSGLTGVLYVLDEPSIGLHEKDTLKLINTLRNLQKKGNTLIVVEHDKETIKHADFIVDIGPKAGRHGGEVVFSGSVKELLQNNHSTALYLNGTKKIERPKFELPKERHFLEIKNVNINNIQNLSVQIPLKQLVCITGVSGSGKSSLILQTLLPTAQTLLNHAKKAKSLNGVEIVGLEHLDKVIYLDQAPIGKTPRSNPATYTGVMDEIRILFAEQKEAKILGYSASRFSFNVKGGRCEKCQGDGDIKIEMHFLPNVLVQCDSCKGAKYNPQTLEVKVKGKSIADVLNMSVEEAYEFFAKFPKIAVKLKTLIDVGLGYITLGQNATTLSGGEAQRIKLAKELSKKDTGKTLYILDEPTTGLHFEDVNHLLQVLHSLVVLGNSMLVIEHNLDIIKNADYIIDMGPDGGDKGGRVIASGTPLEVAKNCEKTQSYTGKFLALELK, from the coding sequence TTGCGAGATAAAACCATTATGGATAAAATCATTATTCAAGGGGCTAGGGAAAATAATCTCAAAAATATTTCTTTAGAAATCCCCAAAAACCAATTTGTTGTTTTTACCGGATTGAGCGGATCGGGTAAATCCACTTTGGCGTTTGACACTTTATACGCTGAAGGGCAAAGGCGCTATTTAGAGAGTTTGTCTAGCTATGCAAGGCAATTTTTAGACAAAGTGGGTAAGCCTAATGTGGATAAGATTGAAGGGCTAACCCCTGCGATCGCCATCGATCAAAAGACCACTTCTAAAAACCCTAGATCCACTGTAGGGACGATCACTGAAATTTATGATTATTTAAGGTTGTTGTTTGCAAGGGTTGGGGAGCAATTTTGCCCCACATGTTTAGAGCCTATTACCTCTATGAATGCGAGCGATATTATTTCTCAAATCTGTCATTTAGAAGAAAATTCTAAAATCATTATTCTAGCCCCTATCATTAAGGATAAAAAAGGTGCATTTAGTGATAAATTAGAGAGCTTGCGTTTAAAGGGGTATGTGAGGGCTTTTGTTGATGGGGTGATGGTGCGTTTAGATGAAGAAATCCATTTACACAAAACCAAAAAACACACCATTGAAGCGGTGGTGGATAGGGTGGTTGTCAATAGTGAAAACGCTTCACGGATCGCTAGTGCGGTAGAAAAAGCCCTTAAAGAGAGCTATGGGGAATTAGAAGTGGAAATCTTACAAGACAATGCACCAAGTATTAGGAAGCATTACAGCGAGCATAAGGCATGCTTTAAGTGTAAGATGAGTTTTGAAGAATTAGAGCCTTTGAGTTTTTCATTCAATTCGCCTAAAGGGGCGTGCGAGAGCTGTTTGGGTTTGGGGACAAAATTTAGCTTAGATGTTAGTAAGATTTTGGATCCTAACACGCCTTTAAATCAAGGGGCGATCAAGGTGATTTTTGGGTATAACCGCAATTATTACGCTCAAATGTTTGAAGGCTTTTGTGTGCACAATGGCATTGACACCACGCTTTGTTTCAATGAATTGAATAAAGAGCAACAAGACGCTCTTTTGTATGGGAATGGCACTGAAATTAGCTTTCATTTTAAAAATAGCCCTTTAAAACGCCCCTGGAAAGGCATTATCCAAATCGCTTATGACATGTTTAAAGAGCAAAAGGATTTGAGCGATTACATGAGCGAAAAAACCTGTCCTTCGTGTAAGGGGCATCGTTTGAAAGCGTCAAGTTTAAGCGTTCAAGTCGCTGGCTTGAAAATGGCGGATTTTTTAAATAAACCTATTGAAGAAGTCTATCACTTTTTTAATAATCCTACACATTTCAGTTATCTTAACGAGCAAGAAAAAAAGATCGCTGATCCTATTTTAAAAGAAATTTTAGAAAGGGTGTTTTTTTTATACGATGTGGGGCTAGGGTATTTGACTTTAGGGAGGGATGCGCGAACGATTAGCGGAGGAGAGAGTCAAAGAATACGAATCGCTAGTCAAATAGGGAGTGGTTTGACAGGGGTTTTATATGTTTTAGATGAACCTAGCATTGGCTTGCATGAAAAAGATACGCTCAAACTCATTAACACCCTTAGGAATTTACAAAAAAAGGGGAACACGCTCATTGTCGTAGAACATGATAAAGAGACGATTAAACATGCGGATTTTATTGTAGATATTGGGCCAAAGGCTGGAAGGCATGGGGGCGAAGTGGTCTTTAGTGGGAGCGTGAAAGAATTATTACAAAATAACCATTCTACCGCCCTATATCTCAACGGCACTAAAAAGATCGAGCGGCCTAAATTTGAACTCCCTAAAGAAAGGCATTTTTTAGAAATTAAGAATGTCAATATCAATAACATTCAAAATTTAAGCGTTCAAATCCCCTTAAAACAATTAGTGTGCATTACTGGGGTGAGCGGGAGCGGTAAAAGCTCATTGATTTTACAAACCCTTTTACCTACGGCTCAAACCCTTTTAAACCATGCCAAAAAAGCTAAAAGCTTGAATGGGGTGGAGATTGTAGGTTTGGAGCATTTGGATAAAGTGATTTATTTAGATCAAGCCCCCATAGGCAAAACCCCACGAAGCAACCCTGCCACTTACACAGGAGTGATGGATGAAATTAGGATTTTATTTGCCGAGCAAAAAGAAGCTAAAATTTTAGGTTATAGTGCGAGCCGTTTTAGCTTTAATGTTAAGGGAGGGCGGTGTGAGAAATGCCAAGGCGATGGGGATATTAAAATAGAAATGCATTTCTTACCTAATGTGTTAGTCCAATGCGATAGCTGTAAGGGTGCTAAATACAACCCCCAAACTTTAGAAGTCAAGGTGAAAGGCAAATCCATTGCTGATGTGTTGAACATGAGCGTCGAAGAGGCTTATGAATTTTTTGCTAAATTCCCTAAAATCGCTGTGAAGTTAAAAACCCTTATAGATGTGGGATTAGGCTATATCACTTTAGGGCAAAACGCTACCACTTTAAGTGGGGGGGAGGCTCAAAGGATCAAATTGGCTAAAGAATTGAGTAAAAAAGACACAGGCAAAACCCTTTATATTTTAGACGAACCCACCACCGGTTTGCATTTTGAAGATGTGAATCACCTCTTACAAGTTTTGCATTCTTTAGTGGTGTTAGGCAATTCCATGCTAGTGATTGAGCATAATTTAGACATCATTAAAAACGCTGACTATATCATAGACATGGGGCCTGATGGGGGGGATAAGGGCGGAAGAGTCATTGCGAGCGGCACGCCTTTAGAAGTCGCAAAAAATTGCGAAAAAACCCAAAGCTATACTGGAAAATTTTTAGCTTTAGAGTTAAAATAG
- a CDS encoding outer membrane protein: MEFMKKFAALGLLSSVLSSSLLAEGDGFYMGTNYQIGQARLNSNIYNTGDCRGSVVGCPPGLTANKVNPGGTNINWHAKYANGALNGFGLNMGYKKFFQFKSLDMTSKWFGFRVYGLFDYGHADLGKQVYAPNKIQLDMVSWGVGSDLLANIIDKDNASFGLFGGVAIGGNTWKSSAANYWKDQIRKAKGPNVCNMDYCNPNAPYSTNTSTVDFQVWLNFGVRTNIYKHNGVEFGVRVPLLINKFLSAGPNATNLYYHLKRDYSLYLGYNYTF, translated from the coding sequence ATGGAATTTATGAAAAAGTTTGCAGCTTTAGGGCTTCTGTCATCGGTTTTAAGCTCTTCGTTATTGGCTGAGGGCGATGGCTTTTATATGGGGACTAATTACCAGATTGGTCAAGCTCGTTTGAATAGCAATATTTATAACACCGGCGATTGTAGAGGGAGCGTGGTGGGTTGCCCCCCAGGTCTTACCGCCAATAAGGTAAATCCAGGAGGCACGAATATCAATTGGCATGCCAAATACGCCAATGGGGCTTTGAATGGTTTTGGGCTGAATATGGGCTATAAAAAATTTTTCCAATTCAAGTCGTTGGACATGACGAGCAAGTGGTTTGGTTTTAGGGTTTATGGGCTTTTTGATTATGGGCATGCTGATTTAGGCAAACAAGTTTATGCACCCAATAAAATCCAATTGGATATGGTTTCTTGGGGTGTGGGGAGCGATTTACTAGCCAACATTATTGACAAAGACAACGCTTCTTTTGGGCTTTTTGGCGGCGTCGCTATCGGTGGTAATACATGGAAAAGCTCTGCAGCGAATTATTGGAAAGATCAAATCAGAAAAGCCAAAGGTCCTAATGTTTGCAACATGGATTATTGCAACCCTAACGCCCCTTATAGCACCAACACTTCCACCGTGGATTTTCAAGTGTGGTTGAATTTTGGCGTAAGGACTAACATTTACAAGCATAACGGCGTGGAATTTGGCGTGCGAGTGCCCCTACTCATCAACAAGTTTTTGAGTGCTGGTCCTAACGCTACTAATCTTTATTACCATTTGAAGCGCGATTATTCGCTCTATTTAGGGTATAACTACACTTTTTAA
- the rsmH gene encoding 16S rRNA (cytosine(1402)-N(4))-methyltransferase RsmH codes for MQEIENLHKSVLLQEVLQAFAPLEKGVFIDCTLGLGGHSKALLSQKPHLKLIGIDKDKHAQEIAKERLKAFEGCYHILSGGFAKRFKEALETHGEQIKGVLVDLGVSSLQLDDDNRGFNFHSHALDMRMDLESELNAQKVINSYCIVALEKIFKDYGAIKEYKKIAHHIVERRAKKPFKDAKDLSDFLSSLSKNKKIHPATLVFQAIRIEVNRELEELKEFLQDAMKLKGAILCVISFHSLEDALVKNAFKNYAKNCICDALNFKCTCSNNHALGEILTKKPITPSLEEIKHNRRSRSAKMRVFQFKP; via the coding sequence TTGCAAGAAATAGAAAATCTGCATAAAAGCGTTTTATTGCAAGAAGTTTTGCAAGCGTTCGCCCCTTTAGAAAAAGGGGTTTTTATAGATTGCACTTTAGGGTTAGGAGGGCATTCTAAAGCCCTTCTATCTCAAAAACCCCACCTAAAACTCATTGGCATTGATAAAGACAAGCACGCTCAAGAAATCGCTAAAGAACGATTGAAGGCCTTTGAAGGGTGTTATCATATTTTGAGCGGAGGGTTTGCCAAACGCTTTAAAGAAGCCCTAGAAACGCATGGTGAGCAAATTAAAGGGGTTTTAGTGGATTTAGGAGTGAGCTCCTTGCAACTTGATGATGATAATAGAGGGTTTAATTTCCACTCGCACGCTTTGGATATGCGCATGGATTTAGAGAGCGAATTAAACGCTCAAAAAGTCATCAATTCTTACTGCATAGTGGCTTTAGAAAAAATCTTCAAAGACTATGGTGCAATCAAAGAATACAAAAAAATCGCCCACCACATCGTAGAAAGGCGTGCGAAAAAACCCTTTAAAGACGCTAAGGATTTGAGCGATTTTTTAAGTTCTCTTTCTAAAAATAAAAAAATCCACCCAGCCACCTTAGTGTTTCAAGCTATCCGCATAGAAGTCAATCGCGAATTAGAAGAATTAAAAGAGTTTTTACAAGACGCCATGAAGCTTAAGGGGGCGATCTTGTGCGTGATTTCTTTCCATTCTTTAGAAGACGCGTTAGTGAAAAACGCTTTTAAAAATTACGCTAAAAATTGCATTTGCGATGCCTTAAATTTTAAATGCACTTGCTCCAATAACCACGCTTTAGGCGAAATTTTAACCAAAAAACCCATCACTCCAAGCCTAGAAGAAATCAAACACAATAGGCGTTCACGAAGCGCTAAAATGAGAGTGTTTCAATTCAAACCATAG